Proteins encoded together in one Micromonospora auratinigra window:
- a CDS encoding acetylxylan esterase, producing MAYTDLPEAQLDAYRSDLREPEDFDAFWADTLAEARECGGPVEVTPVCTPLTGLDVFDVTFPGFAGQPVRAWLRVPRGSTGPLPTIVQYVGYGGGRGHPLENLLWAAAGYAHVQMDTRGQGSGWSRGDTPDLAGAGPQVPGVATRGIEDPRRYYYRRFLTDAVRAVDAARGLPAVDPARVAVLGHSQGGGAALATAALVPDLAAVVAYVPFLCDIPRAVTITDAHPYREIRDWLAVHRDREEQALRTLGYVDGVAFARRGRVPARFSVALMDDIVPPSTVYAAVHAYRGPAELTVWRYNGHEAGGIDDDAAALTFLRDTLLTPG from the coding sequence ATGGCGTACACCGACCTGCCCGAGGCGCAGCTGGACGCGTACCGCAGCGACCTGCGCGAGCCCGAGGACTTCGACGCCTTCTGGGCGGACACCCTGGCCGAGGCCCGCGAGTGCGGCGGTCCGGTCGAGGTGACGCCGGTGTGCACCCCGCTCACCGGGCTGGACGTCTTCGACGTGACCTTCCCCGGTTTCGCCGGGCAACCGGTCCGGGCCTGGCTGCGGGTGCCGCGCGGCAGCACCGGCCCGCTGCCCACGATCGTGCAGTACGTCGGGTACGGCGGCGGCCGGGGCCACCCGCTGGAGAACCTGCTGTGGGCGGCGGCCGGCTACGCGCACGTCCAGATGGACACCCGGGGCCAGGGCTCCGGCTGGAGCCGGGGCGACACCCCGGACCTGGCCGGGGCCGGCCCGCAGGTCCCCGGCGTGGCGACCCGGGGCATCGAGGATCCCCGCCGGTACTACTACCGGCGGTTCCTCACCGACGCGGTGCGGGCCGTCGACGCGGCCCGTGGCCTGCCGGCCGTCGACCCGGCCCGGGTCGCTGTGCTCGGGCACAGCCAGGGCGGCGGCGCGGCGCTCGCCACCGCCGCCCTGGTGCCGGACCTGGCGGCGGTCGTGGCGTACGTGCCGTTCCTCTGCGACATCCCGCGCGCCGTCACGATCACCGACGCCCACCCGTACCGGGAGATCCGCGACTGGTTGGCCGTGCACCGGGACCGGGAGGAGCAGGCGCTGCGCACCCTCGGCTACGTCGACGGGGTCGCCTTCGCCCGGCGGGGGCGCGTGCCGGCCCGGTTCTCGGTGGCGCTGATGGACGACATCGTGCCCCCGTCCACCGTCTACGCCGCGGTGCACGCCTACCGCGGCCCGGCCGAGCTGACGGTCTGGCGCTACAACGGCCACGAGGCCGGCGGCATCGACGACGACGCCGCCGCCCTCACCTTCCTCCGCGACACCCTCCTCACCCCCGGATGA
- a CDS encoding LacI family DNA-binding transcriptional regulator: protein MVFPERVKMSDVARAAGVSVATVSKVVNARYGVAQATVQRVQQVIRDLGYEASLGAQSLRSHRTNVLGILVAEFEPFSTELLKGASREVAGSGYQLLAYSSGDGEGAAVGWERRSLARLSGTLIDGAVIVTPTVVETKHGFHVVAVDPHTGPSGLPTVDSDNFTGAVLATNYLLSLGHRRIAHMSGRPDLESARLREAGFRRAMADAGVPVDERLVRVGGYRVESAAGTAAELLGLADRPTAIFAGNDLSAISTMDVARRMGLAVPDDVSVIGFDNVPESALVDPPLTTIRQPLQSMGAEALRLLIDLIGGVERDPHVRLPTELVVRSSCRPCR from the coding sequence GTGGTGTTCCCGGAGCGCGTGAAGATGTCGGACGTGGCACGTGCGGCCGGCGTCTCGGTGGCGACTGTCTCGAAGGTCGTCAATGCCCGCTACGGCGTGGCCCAGGCCACCGTCCAGCGCGTCCAGCAGGTCATCCGCGACCTCGGCTACGAGGCCAGCCTCGGCGCGCAGAGTCTGCGCAGTCACCGGACGAACGTGCTCGGCATCCTGGTCGCCGAGTTCGAGCCGTTCTCCACCGAGCTGCTCAAGGGGGCGTCCCGCGAGGTCGCCGGCAGCGGGTACCAGTTGCTCGCCTACTCCAGCGGCGACGGCGAGGGCGCCGCCGTCGGGTGGGAGCGCCGCTCGCTGGCCCGGCTGTCGGGCACCCTCATCGACGGGGCCGTCATCGTCACCCCCACCGTCGTCGAGACCAAGCACGGCTTCCACGTCGTGGCCGTCGACCCGCACACCGGCCCGTCCGGGCTGCCCACCGTCGACTCGGACAACTTCACCGGCGCCGTCCTGGCGACCAACTACCTGCTCTCCCTCGGGCACCGGCGGATCGCGCACATGAGCGGACGGCCGGACCTGGAGTCCGCGCGGCTGCGCGAGGCCGGGTTCCGCCGGGCGATGGCCGACGCCGGCGTACCGGTGGACGAACGGCTGGTCCGCGTCGGCGGGTACCGCGTCGAGAGCGCCGCCGGCACGGCCGCCGAGCTGCTCGGGCTCGCCGACCGGCCGACCGCGATCTTCGCGGGCAACGACCTCTCGGCCATCTCGACCATGGACGTGGCCCGGCGGATGGGGCTCGCGGTCCCCGACGACGTGTCGGTGATCGGGTTCGACAACGTGCCCGAGTCGGCGCTGGTCGACCCGCCGCTGACCACCATCCGGCAGCCGTTGCAGAGCATGGGCGCCGAGGCGCTGCGCCTGCTGATCGACCTGATCGGCGGCGTCGAACGCGACCCGCACGTCCGGCTCCCGACCGAGCTGGTCGTCCGGTCGTCCTGCCGCCCCTGCCGCTGA
- a CDS encoding endo-1,4-beta-xylanase, giving the protein MRLRRWIAAGAAAAATLAALTVTPATAGRPYDPTAQSLRDLAKRHGLYLGTAVDTAALADAADPRYRELAGSEFSTVTAENEMKWESLEPTRGTYNWAPADQLVAFATAHHQRVRGHVLVWHNQLPAWLTAGVADGSIGTTELRQILRDHITAVVTHFKGRIWQWDVVNEAVSDPWDTPATLHYKGFWAEHLGPGYVADAFRWARAADPKALLFYNDYNIEAFGSGNPANDKTQFVYEMARDLRAQGVPIDGIGSQGHLGTQYGNFDTFGVSEALKKFAGLGLATAFTEVDVRSQLTEGVRAGDSAEINPRLQASAANFSVLMRACLSSPHCLSFTLWGFTDKHSWVPGWFTDPPEGVATVYDENYRPKLAYQELKADLIYSGPPFVLPRVPQQPRR; this is encoded by the coding sequence ATGAGACTGAGACGCTGGATCGCCGCCGGTGCGGCCGCCGCCGCGACCCTCGCAGCCCTGACCGTCACCCCCGCCACGGCCGGCCGGCCGTACGATCCCACCGCGCAGAGCCTGCGTGACCTGGCCAAGCGGCACGGCCTCTACCTGGGCACCGCGGTCGACACGGCCGCCCTGGCCGACGCCGCCGACCCGCGCTACCGCGAGCTCGCCGGGTCCGAGTTCTCCACCGTGACCGCCGAGAACGAGATGAAGTGGGAGAGCCTGGAGCCCACCCGCGGCACCTACAACTGGGCACCGGCCGACCAGCTGGTCGCCTTCGCCACCGCGCACCACCAGCGGGTACGCGGGCACGTGCTGGTCTGGCACAACCAGTTGCCGGCCTGGCTGACCGCCGGGGTCGCCGACGGCTCGATCGGCACCACCGAGCTGCGCCAGATCCTGCGCGACCACATCACCGCCGTGGTGACCCACTTCAAGGGCCGGATCTGGCAGTGGGACGTGGTCAACGAGGCGGTCAGCGACCCGTGGGACACCCCCGCCACCCTGCACTACAAGGGCTTCTGGGCCGAGCACCTGGGGCCGGGCTACGTCGCCGACGCGTTCCGCTGGGCGCGCGCCGCCGACCCGAAGGCCCTGCTCTTCTACAACGACTACAACATCGAGGCGTTCGGCTCCGGCAACCCGGCGAACGACAAGACCCAGTTCGTCTACGAGATGGCCCGCGACCTGCGGGCGCAGGGCGTGCCGATCGACGGGATCGGCAGCCAGGGCCACCTGGGCACCCAGTACGGCAACTTCGACACCTTCGGTGTCTCGGAGGCGCTCAAGAAGTTCGCCGGGCTGGGGCTGGCGACCGCGTTCACCGAGGTCGACGTGCGCAGCCAGCTCACCGAGGGGGTCCGGGCCGGTGACTCCGCCGAGATCAACCCGAGGCTCCAGGCGTCCGCGGCCAACTTCAGCGTGCTGATGCGCGCCTGCCTGTCCTCGCCGCACTGCCTCTCGTTCACGCTCTGGGGCTTCACCGACAAGCACTCGTGGGTGCCGGGCTGGTTCACCGACCCGCCCGAGGGCGTGGCCACCGTGTACGACGAGAACTACCGGCCCAAGCTCGCGTACCAGGAGCTGAAGGCCGACCTGATCTATTCCGGACCGCCCTTCGTGCTGCCGCGGGTGCCGCAGCAGCCGCGCCGGTAG
- a CDS encoding ABC transporter substrate-binding protein, producing MTMKRRVGAVLALFMTSSLVVTGCGGGGSDDEAAPKSELYKNPVTLTWWHNAPQDGPGKTYWAKVAKDFSALHPTVKIEIEAIETNQLQRTRIPAALLSNDPPDVFMSWGGGELREQVEAGYLKDITDQVKTEVGTIGSAAEIWQVDGKQYGLPFRMGIEGIWYNKDLFAKAGITAPPTTFEELNTAVTKLKAINVTPIAVGAGDKWPAAHWWYNFALRDCSVDTLKKATKDKVFDDPCFVKAGQDLKAFIDTKPFQNNFIATPGQNDPTSANGLLANGKAAMELMGDWNRGTLDNVATDKAKLAKFIGWFPVPAIAGSAGDPKAALGGGDGFACAKNAPAECVEFLKYIASPEVQKGYAETGTGLPVVKGAESGITDPALKSILQATTEASYVQLWLDTAYGSTVGTAMNDGIVAIFSGNGTPEKVVSAMKAAASK from the coding sequence ATGACTATGAAGCGCCGTGTGGGCGCCGTCCTGGCGCTGTTCATGACCAGCTCTCTCGTCGTCACCGGCTGCGGTGGCGGCGGCAGCGATGACGAGGCCGCGCCGAAGAGCGAGCTCTACAAGAACCCGGTGACCCTGACCTGGTGGCACAACGCGCCGCAGGACGGGCCCGGCAAGACCTACTGGGCGAAGGTCGCCAAGGACTTCTCCGCCCTGCACCCGACCGTCAAGATCGAGATCGAGGCGATCGAGACCAACCAGCTCCAGCGCACCCGGATCCCCGCCGCGCTGCTGAGCAACGACCCGCCGGACGTCTTCATGTCCTGGGGCGGCGGCGAGCTGCGCGAGCAGGTGGAGGCCGGCTACCTCAAGGACATCACCGACCAGGTCAAGACCGAGGTCGGCACGATCGGCAGCGCCGCCGAGATCTGGCAGGTGGACGGCAAGCAGTACGGCCTGCCGTTCCGGATGGGCATCGAGGGCATCTGGTACAACAAGGACCTCTTCGCGAAGGCCGGCATCACCGCGCCGCCGACCACCTTCGAGGAACTCAACACCGCGGTCACCAAGCTCAAGGCCATCAACGTCACCCCGATCGCGGTGGGCGCCGGCGACAAGTGGCCCGCCGCGCACTGGTGGTACAACTTCGCGCTGCGCGACTGCTCGGTCGACACCCTCAAGAAGGCGACCAAGGACAAGGTCTTCGACGACCCGTGCTTCGTGAAGGCCGGCCAGGACCTGAAGGCCTTCATCGACACCAAGCCGTTCCAGAACAACTTCATCGCCACCCCCGGCCAGAACGACCCGACCAGCGCCAACGGCCTGCTCGCCAACGGCAAGGCGGCGATGGAGCTGATGGGCGACTGGAACCGCGGCACGCTGGACAACGTCGCCACCGACAAGGCCAAGCTGGCGAAGTTCATCGGCTGGTTCCCCGTACCGGCGATCGCCGGCTCCGCCGGTGACCCGAAGGCGGCCCTCGGCGGCGGCGACGGCTTCGCCTGCGCCAAGAACGCCCCGGCCGAGTGCGTCGAGTTCCTGAAGTACATCGCCAGCCCCGAGGTGCAGAAGGGCTACGCCGAGACCGGCACCGGCCTGCCGGTGGTCAAGGGCGCGGAGTCCGGCATCACCGACCCGGCCCTGAAGTCCATCCTCCAGGCCACCACCGAGGCGAGCTACGTGCAGCTCTGGCTGGACACCGCGTACGGCAGCACCGTCGGCACCGCCATGAACGACGGGATCGTCGCGATCTTCTCCGGGAACGGGACGCCTGAGAAGGTCGTCTCGGCCATGAAGGCAGCCGCGAGCAAGTGA
- a CDS encoding carbohydrate ABC transporter permease, translating to MTSTNQTRYPADGVTAPPAGPRPAGRPSSRRAETRRKWYEIIGLTTPALVVYVMFVLVPMGFAVYYSLFRWRGVGPPTEYVGMRNYVLAFQDPIFLDALRNNGIIVLGSLLVQGPLALGIALLLNRRFRGRALFRLLAFVPYVLAEVTVGIMWKLILTDGGSADALLRSLGLGGLVHAWLADLDIVIWTMLFVLTWKYVGFAIILLLAGLSNVPHELTEAAAIDGAGWWQIQRHVTLPLLGPTIRIWMFLSIIGSLQVFDVIWVTSVPAVRSLGASGTMATYMVDNGFFARLWGYGNAVAVILFVISFVAALLFQRFILRRDIEGAITGRAN from the coding sequence GTGACCTCCACCAACCAGACCCGGTACCCCGCCGACGGCGTCACCGCGCCGCCGGCGGGCCCCCGGCCCGCCGGACGCCCGTCGTCGCGCCGGGCCGAGACCCGCCGCAAGTGGTACGAGATCATCGGGCTGACCACGCCGGCGCTGGTCGTCTACGTGATGTTCGTGCTGGTGCCGATGGGCTTTGCGGTCTACTACAGCCTGTTCCGCTGGCGCGGGGTGGGCCCGCCCACCGAGTACGTGGGCATGCGCAACTACGTGCTCGCCTTCCAGGACCCGATCTTCCTCGACGCGTTGCGCAACAACGGGATCATCGTCCTCGGGTCGCTGCTGGTGCAGGGCCCGCTCGCCCTGGGCATCGCCCTGCTGCTCAACCGCCGCTTCCGCGGGCGCGCCCTGTTCCGCCTGCTGGCCTTCGTGCCGTACGTGCTCGCCGAGGTCACCGTCGGCATCATGTGGAAGCTGATCCTGACCGACGGCGGCAGCGCCGACGCGCTGCTGCGCTCGCTCGGCCTGGGCGGCCTGGTGCACGCGTGGCTGGCCGACCTGGACATCGTCATCTGGACGATGCTGTTCGTCCTCACCTGGAAGTACGTCGGCTTCGCCATCATCCTGCTGCTCGCCGGCCTGTCGAACGTGCCGCACGAGCTGACCGAGGCCGCGGCGATCGACGGGGCCGGCTGGTGGCAGATCCAGCGCCACGTCACGCTCCCGCTGCTCGGGCCGACCATCCGGATCTGGATGTTCCTGTCGATCATCGGCTCGCTGCAGGTCTTCGACGTGATCTGGGTGACCTCGGTGCCCGCGGTGCGCTCGCTCGGGGCCTCCGGGACCATGGCGACGTACATGGTGGACAACGGGTTCTTCGCCCGGCTGTGGGGCTACGGCAACGCGGTGGCCGTGATCCTCTTCGTCATCTCCTTCGTCGCGGCGCTGCTGTTCCAGCGCTTCATCCTCCGCCGGGACATCGAGGGCGCCATCACCGGAAGGGCGAACTGA
- a CDS encoding glycoside hydrolase family 43 protein, whose protein sequence is MSTEIADVATTARSIRNPVLTGFHPDPSILRVGDDYYLATSTFEWYPGVRVHHSRDLVHWRALGGVITDRRLLDLRGCGDSNGVWAPDLTYHDGLFHLVYSDVASFASGYWDPQNYLVTAPDIGGPWSDPVKLHAHGFDAALFHDTDGSSWLLSMSADWRPGRDRFGGIEIQRYDRDRRRLVGEARIIFHGTAAGLTEGPHLYRRDGWYWLVTAEGGTSWEHQVTVARSRNLFGPYLADPAGPLLTSAGRPELRLQKAGHGCLVRTQHGDWYLAHLAARPYAPLGHCVLGRETALQRVDWPTGQWPRIPGGVPADTIGAPDLPAHPWPDEPATDHFDAHRLSACWSTLRRPPGPDWLDLTSRPSHLRLHGGQSPVGRQTPSLVARRVGAERCALETAVEFTPVDHRHLAGITAYYNMTNWHHLYLTRADDGRVVLELLSCDRGRRTAYPELTVDVGDTARVGLRARFDGPVVRFAYDLGDGWRELPVELDATILSDEHAALVVDGEPAAWGFTGAFLGLWVQDLGGDGVYADFDHATYRED, encoded by the coding sequence ATGTCGACCGAGATCGCAGACGTGGCCACGACCGCCCGGTCGATCCGCAACCCGGTGCTGACCGGCTTCCACCCGGACCCCTCGATCCTGCGCGTCGGCGACGACTACTACCTGGCCACCTCGACCTTCGAGTGGTATCCGGGAGTCCGCGTGCACCACTCGCGGGACCTGGTCCACTGGCGGGCGCTCGGGGGCGTCATCACCGACCGCCGGCTGCTCGACCTGCGCGGCTGCGGGGACTCCAACGGGGTGTGGGCGCCCGACCTGACGTACCACGACGGGCTGTTCCACCTGGTCTACAGCGACGTCGCCAGCTTCGCCAGCGGCTACTGGGACCCACAGAACTACCTGGTCACCGCCCCCGACATCGGCGGGCCCTGGTCGGACCCGGTGAAGCTGCACGCGCACGGCTTCGACGCCGCGCTCTTCCACGACACCGACGGCAGCAGCTGGCTGCTGAGCATGAGCGCGGACTGGCGGCCGGGGCGGGACCGCTTCGGCGGCATCGAGATCCAGCGCTACGACCGCGACCGGCGGCGGCTGGTCGGCGAGGCCCGGATCATCTTCCACGGCACCGCCGCCGGCCTGACCGAGGGACCGCACCTGTACCGGCGCGACGGCTGGTACTGGCTGGTCACCGCCGAGGGCGGCACCAGCTGGGAGCACCAGGTGACGGTGGCCCGTTCCCGGAACCTGTTCGGCCCCTACCTGGCCGACCCGGCCGGCCCGCTGCTCACCTCCGCCGGCCGCCCCGAGCTGCGCCTGCAGAAGGCCGGCCACGGCTGCCTGGTGCGGACCCAGCACGGCGACTGGTACCTCGCGCACCTGGCGGCCCGCCCGTACGCGCCGCTGGGCCACTGCGTGCTCGGCCGGGAAACCGCGCTCCAGCGGGTCGACTGGCCCACCGGGCAGTGGCCCCGGATCCCCGGCGGGGTGCCGGCGGACACCATCGGCGCGCCGGACCTGCCCGCGCACCCCTGGCCCGACGAGCCGGCGACCGACCACTTCGACGCCCACCGCCTGTCGGCCTGCTGGTCGACGCTGCGCCGTCCACCGGGCCCGGACTGGCTCGACCTCACCTCGCGCCCGTCGCACCTGCGCCTGCACGGCGGACAGTCGCCCGTCGGCCGGCAGACCCCCAGCCTGGTCGCCCGGCGGGTGGGCGCCGAGCGGTGCGCGCTGGAGACCGCGGTCGAGTTCACCCCCGTCGACCACCGGCACCTGGCCGGGATCACCGCGTACTACAACATGACCAACTGGCACCACCTCTACCTGACCCGCGCCGACGACGGCCGGGTGGTGCTGGAGCTGCTCAGCTGCGACCGGGGGCGGCGGACCGCGTACCCGGAGCTGACCGTCGACGTGGGCGACACCGCCCGGGTCGGCCTGCGCGCCCGGTTCGACGGGCCGGTGGTGCGCTTCGCCTACGACCTCGGTGACGGCTGGCGAGAGCTGCCGGTCGAGCTGGACGCCACCATCCTCTCCGACGAGCACGCCGCGCTCGTCGTCGACGGCGAGCCGGCGGCCTGGGGCTTCACCGGGGCCTTCCTGGGCCTCTGGGTGCAGGACCTCGGTGGCGACGGCGTGTACGCCGACTTCGACCACGCCACCTACCGCGAGGACTGA
- a CDS encoding carbohydrate ABC transporter permease, with translation MTVTTHSVPTRSAGRRPVSWGTPLTYALALAVAAVSIAPILYVVVGGFRTTPQIVADPAGLPDPWVFDNYARVLTQSNFWRQAFNSGVIALGTTLGVVVLGLSAAFVLARYAFRGREALYTFFTLGLLFPAGAAILPLYLMLRDLDLINSYYAVILPQVAFQLPLTIVILRPFLTAIPRELEDAAAIDGAGRLGFLWRIALPLSRPALVTVGVLAFVASWNAFLLPLLVLGDVSLHTLPLGVQNFSSQFSTDTAGVLAFTSLAMLPALLFFTLAEKHIVGGLQGAVKG, from the coding sequence CTGACCGTGACCACCCACTCCGTACCCACCCGGTCCGCCGGACGCCGTCCCGTGTCGTGGGGCACGCCGCTGACGTACGCGCTGGCGCTCGCGGTGGCGGCCGTGTCGATCGCCCCGATCCTGTACGTGGTCGTCGGCGGGTTCCGCACCACCCCGCAGATCGTGGCCGACCCGGCCGGTCTGCCCGACCCGTGGGTCTTCGACAACTACGCGCGGGTGCTGACCCAGAGCAACTTCTGGCGGCAGGCGTTCAACAGCGGCGTGATCGCCCTCGGCACCACGCTCGGCGTCGTGGTGCTCGGCCTGTCCGCCGCGTTCGTGCTCGCCCGGTACGCCTTCCGCGGCCGCGAGGCGCTCTACACCTTCTTCACCCTCGGCCTGCTCTTCCCGGCCGGGGCGGCGATCCTGCCGCTCTACCTGATGCTGCGCGACCTCGACCTGATCAACTCCTACTACGCGGTGATCCTGCCGCAGGTCGCCTTCCAGCTGCCGCTGACCATCGTGATCCTGCGACCGTTCCTGACCGCCATCCCCCGCGAGCTGGAGGACGCCGCGGCGATCGACGGCGCGGGCCGGCTCGGCTTCCTCTGGCGGATCGCGCTGCCGCTGTCGCGGCCCGCGCTGGTCACCGTCGGGGTGCTCGCGTTCGTGGCCAGTTGGAACGCGTTCCTGCTGCCGTTGCTCGTCCTCGGCGACGTCAGCCTGCACACCCTGCCGCTGGGGGTGCAGAACTTCTCCAGCCAGTTCTCCACCGACACCGCCGGCGTCCTCGCCTTCACCTCCCTGGCGATGCTGCCGGCACTGCTGTTCTTCACGCTCGCCGAGAAGCACATCGTCGGCGGCCTGCAGGGCGCGGTCAAGGGCTGA
- a CDS encoding beta-xylosidase/alpha-l-arabinosidase, translating into MTEVHAVVDGPAPAQASGEHDRPDGTAGEARVRELLARMTIEEKVAQLVGFWEKEDGEAVAPLQGEFGDALRLADFARHGLGHLTRAYGTRPVDAADRAVELWRFQRDLVTGTRLGIPAIVHEECLTGLSAWRAATFPTPLAWGAAWHPELVTEMAAAIGASMRELGIHQGLAPVLDVIRDPRWGRVDECIAEDPYLVGTIGTSYVRGLQSQGVHATLKHFAGYSASRAGRNFAPVHAGPRELADVLLPPFEMAILDGGVRSVMHSYAEIDGVPVAADPTMLTGVLRDRWGFDGTVVADYYGVAFLHLLHHVAGDHAEAAVQALTAGVDLELPTGDAYLTLPESVRAGRLDEALIDRAVLRVLRQKQELGLLDARFTDEPPRAVDLDSPAHRSIARRLAEESVVLVANRAVLPLPAGRRIAVIGPNADRQGALFGCYSFLNHVLVQHPGVATGIEAPTVLDALRGEFGADRVSSANGCDVDGDDRSGFADAVAAATAAEVAVLVVGDHAGLFGRGTVGEGCDREDLELPGVQRELVEAVLATGTPVVLVLLTGRPYAVDWALARCAAVVQSFFPGEEGAGAVAGVLSGRVNPSGRLPVSLPRSAGAQPYSYLHPALGQGSEVTNLPAIPAAEFGHGLSYTTFAYDGLTVPATAPTDGALRVSVRVTNTGPVAGDEVVQLYGHDLVASVTRPVAQLLGYRRVHLAPGRSVTVELTVPSTRLAFSDRTLTRVVEPGEVELWVGTSGRRHATASTTLVGAVVPVTNDSPRWTTTQLS; encoded by the coding sequence ATGACAGAGGTCCACGCGGTGGTGGACGGGCCGGCACCGGCTCAGGCAAGCGGAGAGCACGACCGGCCGGACGGGACCGCCGGCGAGGCCCGCGTCCGCGAACTGCTCGCCCGGATGACGATCGAGGAGAAGGTCGCCCAGCTCGTCGGCTTCTGGGAGAAGGAGGACGGCGAGGCGGTCGCGCCGCTGCAGGGCGAGTTCGGCGACGCGCTGCGGCTGGCGGACTTCGCCCGGCACGGGCTCGGCCACCTCACCCGGGCCTACGGCACCCGCCCGGTCGACGCCGCCGACCGCGCGGTCGAGCTGTGGCGCTTCCAACGTGACCTGGTCACCGGCACCCGGCTCGGCATCCCGGCGATCGTGCACGAGGAGTGCCTCACCGGGCTGTCGGCCTGGCGGGCCGCCACCTTCCCGACCCCGCTGGCGTGGGGGGCCGCGTGGCACCCCGAGCTGGTCACCGAGATGGCCGCGGCGATCGGGGCCTCGATGCGCGAGCTCGGCATCCACCAGGGCCTCGCGCCGGTGCTGGACGTGATCCGGGACCCGCGCTGGGGCCGGGTCGACGAGTGCATCGCCGAGGACCCGTACCTGGTCGGCACCATCGGCACGTCGTACGTGCGGGGCCTGCAGTCGCAGGGGGTGCACGCCACCTTGAAGCACTTCGCCGGCTACTCCGCCTCGCGTGCCGGGCGCAACTTCGCCCCGGTGCACGCCGGGCCCCGGGAACTCGCCGACGTGCTGCTGCCCCCGTTCGAGATGGCGATCCTGGACGGCGGCGTGCGCAGCGTCATGCACTCGTACGCCGAGATCGACGGGGTGCCGGTGGCCGCCGACCCGACCATGCTGACCGGCGTGCTGCGCGACCGGTGGGGCTTCGACGGCACGGTGGTGGCCGACTACTACGGCGTCGCCTTCCTCCACCTGCTGCACCACGTGGCGGGCGACCACGCGGAGGCCGCCGTGCAGGCGCTCACCGCCGGGGTGGACCTGGAACTGCCGACCGGCGACGCCTACCTGACCCTGCCGGAGTCGGTGCGCGCCGGCCGGCTCGACGAGGCGCTGATCGACCGGGCGGTGCTGCGGGTGCTGCGCCAGAAGCAGGAGCTGGGGCTGCTCGACGCCCGGTTCACCGACGAGCCGCCCCGGGCGGTGGACCTCGACTCCCCCGCGCACCGGTCGATCGCCCGCCGGCTCGCCGAGGAGTCGGTCGTGCTGGTGGCCAACCGTGCCGTCCTCCCGCTGCCGGCGGGCCGCCGGATCGCGGTGATCGGCCCGAACGCCGACCGGCAGGGCGCGCTCTTCGGGTGCTACTCGTTCCTCAACCACGTCCTCGTCCAGCATCCCGGCGTGGCCACCGGCATCGAGGCGCCGACCGTCCTCGACGCGCTGCGCGGCGAGTTCGGGGCGGACCGGGTCAGCTCGGCGAACGGCTGCGACGTGGACGGCGACGACCGGTCCGGCTTCGCCGACGCCGTCGCCGCGGCGACCGCCGCCGAGGTGGCCGTCCTGGTCGTCGGGGACCACGCCGGCCTCTTCGGACGCGGCACCGTCGGCGAGGGCTGCGACCGGGAGGACCTGGAGCTGCCCGGCGTCCAGCGGGAGCTGGTCGAGGCGGTGCTGGCGACCGGCACCCCGGTCGTGCTGGTGCTGCTGACCGGCCGGCCGTACGCGGTCGACTGGGCGCTGGCGCGCTGCGCGGCGGTGGTGCAGTCGTTCTTCCCCGGGGAGGAGGGCGCCGGCGCGGTGGCCGGGGTGCTCTCCGGGCGGGTGAACCCGTCGGGTCGGCTGCCGGTCAGCCTGCCCCGCTCGGCGGGCGCGCAGCCCTACTCGTACCTGCATCCCGCACTCGGGCAGGGCAGCGAGGTGACCAACCTGCCGGCGATCCCGGCGGCGGAGTTCGGGCACGGCCTGTCCTACACCACCTTCGCGTACGACGGGCTCACCGTGCCCGCCACGGCGCCGACCGACGGGGCGCTGCGGGTGTCGGTACGGGTGACGAACACCGGCCCGGTCGCCGGCGACGAGGTGGTCCAGCTCTACGGCCACGACCTGGTGGCCTCGGTGACCCGGCCGGTGGCGCAGTTGCTCGGCTACCGGCGGGTCCACCTGGCTCCGGGCCGATCGGTCACGGTCGAGCTGACCGTCCCGAGCACCCGGTTGGCCTTCTCCGACCGCACCCTCACCCGGGTGGTGGAGCCCGGCGAGGTCGAGCTCTGGGTGGGCACCAGCGGGCGACGGCACGCCACCGCGTCGACCACCCTGGTCGGTGCCGTCGTGCCGGTCACCAACGACTCGCCGCGCTGGACGACCACGCAGCTCAGCTGA